The following proteins come from a genomic window of Corynebacterium falsenii:
- a CDS encoding dihydrofolate reductase, whose amino-acid sequence MSASTPRPTGFSKGDYPETTREAVDSALRTKGVDPAEIEIAMIWAQTTDGIIGDGKDMPWYLPEDLQHFKDATVGYPVIMGRTSWEALEPAFRPLPGRENFVITRNEDFDAPGGRVVGSIPDAIAEAAAHIQQVRAMKPELTPTVWVLGGGQIYAQCMDVADRVEITEIDMTAPERFEVYAPEVDEDEFELDATEWKTSEKGHTVDGKGDLRFRMCTWRRNKKNEK is encoded by the coding sequence ATGAGTGCTTCCACCCCCCGCCCCACCGGCTTTAGCAAGGGCGATTACCCCGAGACCACCCGCGAGGCCGTCGACTCCGCCCTGCGCACCAAGGGCGTGGATCCCGCGGAGATTGAGATCGCGATGATCTGGGCGCAGACCACAGACGGCATCATCGGCGACGGCAAGGACATGCCCTGGTATTTGCCGGAGGATCTGCAGCACTTCAAGGACGCCACCGTGGGCTACCCCGTCATCATGGGCCGCACCTCGTGGGAAGCGTTGGAGCCGGCTTTCCGCCCGCTTCCGGGACGGGAGAACTTCGTCATCACGCGCAACGAGGATTTTGATGCGCCCGGTGGCCGGGTGGTTGGTTCTATTCCCGACGCCATTGCGGAGGCAGCCGCCCATATTCAGCAGGTGCGGGCGATGAAACCCGAACTTACGCCGACCGTGTGGGTGCTTGGTGGTGGCCAGATCTACGCCCAGTGCATGGATGTTGCCGACAGGGTGGAGATCACGGAGATCGACATGACCGCCCCGGAGCGCTTCGAGGTGTACGCCCCCGAGGTCGATGAGGACGAGTTCGAGCTCGACGCCACTGAGTGGAAGACGTCCGAAAAGGGTCACACGGTGGATGGCAAGGGTGATCTGCGGTTCCGGATGTGCACGTGGCGGCGGAACAAGAAGAACGAGAAGTAG
- a CDS encoding thymidylate synthase, which translates to MHTPYEDLLAEIMDHGTHKGDRTGTGTTSLFARQIRFDLSESFPLITTKSVHIKSVVGELLWFLRGDSNVRWLQEHGIRIWNEWADENGDLGPVYGVQWRSWPTPNGEHIDQIQAALDTLKNNPNSRRNIVSAWNVSELDNMALPPCHLLFQLYVADGKLSCQLYQRSADMFLGVPFNIASYSLLTHMFAQQAGLEVGEFVWTGGDCHIYDNHRDQVRLQLSRDPRPYPQLRLRKAADMFSYDFSDIEFEGYDPHPVIKAKVAV; encoded by the coding sequence GTGCACACCCCCTACGAGGACCTGCTGGCCGAGATCATGGACCACGGCACCCACAAGGGCGACCGCACCGGCACCGGCACCACCAGCCTGTTCGCCCGACAAATCCGCTTCGACCTCAGCGAATCCTTCCCGCTGATCACCACGAAATCGGTGCACATCAAGTCGGTTGTGGGCGAGCTGCTGTGGTTCCTGCGCGGCGATTCCAACGTGCGGTGGCTGCAGGAGCACGGCATCCGCATCTGGAACGAGTGGGCCGATGAGAACGGGGATCTTGGCCCCGTCTACGGCGTGCAGTGGCGCAGCTGGCCCACCCCCAACGGCGAGCACATCGACCAGATCCAGGCGGCCCTGGATACCTTGAAAAACAACCCCAATTCGCGCCGCAACATCGTGAGCGCGTGGAACGTCTCCGAGCTGGACAATATGGCGCTGCCGCCCTGCCACTTGTTGTTCCAGCTCTACGTGGCCGATGGCAAGCTGAGCTGCCAGCTGTATCAGCGCAGCGCGGACATGTTCCTGGGCGTGCCGTTCAATATCGCCAGCTATTCGCTGCTCACGCACATGTTCGCCCAACAGGCGGGCTTGGAGGTCGGCGAGTTCGTGTGGACCGGCGGAGATTGCCATATCTACGACAACCACCGCGATCAGGTGCGCCTGCAGCTCTCCCGCGATCCGCGTCCGTACCCGCAGCTGCGTTTGCGCAAGGCCGCGGACATGTTCAGCTATGACTTCTCCGATATCGAGTTCGAGGGGTATGACCCCCACCCCGTGATCAAAGCAAAGGTTGCTGTGTAA